The following proteins come from a genomic window of Elusimicrobiota bacterium:
- a CDS encoding endonuclease V, producing MKPRVDHPWNLSQDAADRWRSDLAGQRDPRPARRAWSGTRRVAVVSVKDRTAGVVVCDWPSGRCRRRIRAKATRAAVYLPTAPTFLAAQTVEPALSALSDPPDILLVDEDTIRPGGFGLADHLGVRWGVPSVGVSSACAGEWDEPPPGLDGAHVFVKDGGVPAALAVRARAHRPPLFIAPGHRMDLLGALEVVLSLPLAPRAPWPRALALARSVAAKNKSRPGFLRRRKVL from the coding sequence GTGAAACCCCGTGTTGACCACCCCTGGAATTTGTCCCAAGACGCGGCCGATCGGTGGCGTTCGGATCTGGCGGGCCAACGCGATCCCCGTCCGGCGCGGCGGGCTTGGAGCGGGACGCGTCGCGTCGCCGTTGTGTCGGTGAAGGACCGGACGGCGGGGGTGGTGGTCTGCGACTGGCCTTCCGGTCGGTGCCGACGCAGGATCCGCGCGAAAGCAACCCGGGCGGCCGTGTATTTGCCCACCGCACCGACGTTCCTGGCCGCTCAAACCGTGGAGCCCGCTTTGAGCGCGCTTTCGGACCCCCCCGACATTCTCCTCGTTGATGAGGACACGATCCGTCCCGGAGGGTTCGGATTGGCCGACCACCTGGGGGTGCGTTGGGGCGTCCCCAGCGTGGGGGTCTCCTCGGCCTGCGCGGGCGAATGGGACGAACCCCCGCCGGGATTGGACGGGGCCCACGTTTTTGTAAAAGACGGGGGAGTTCCCGCGGCGTTGGCGGTCCGGGCGCGGGCCCATCGACCGCCGCTCTTTATCGCGCCGGGACACCGCATGGATCTGTTGGGCGCGCTGGAGGTCGTCTTGTCGCTTCCCTTGGCGCCGCGGGCCCCCTGGCCGCGCGCTCTGGCGTTGGCCCGGTCCGTCGCCGCGAAAAACAAATCGCGCCCAGGGTTCCTCCGGCGGCGCAAAGTTCTATAA